ATtcgtttaaatattcaattatttatgaaataaGTTATGCACATTTCGTAACACTACTACCCGAgcgtttataattatttttcgattactagtttatttataaatttatttacaagtaTTATCATGCCGTTATAACAGtcctcattttcttttttttctctcttatacTCGACTCAAATATGTTCCGTACCTTCAAGTCCaagatgtttttaaaaaactgtTACCAGCCCAGAGgaaaagtgaattttattttccttaaactgacatcgaaaatcgaaaaacaagATTTTAATCAGCGTATCTCTGATTTATCCGTATACATCACAGATTATAAAATCCTAACATTATGCCAGCAGATTATTAATCGTCCCATCGATAACGGACAGATAACAGAACTATCGGACACTGCGATGCCCCTGAATGAGGTTGACTGTCACGATGTCAGATTAAAGCCGAGATTCTACCGATAGAATCTGTTTTCTTTCAACTATTTATTTATGCGGAATTCTTACTGGCTAATCGTTACAGTTATTTTCTCTCACTACGAGATAACGGCTTGTGGAAAATAAACTTCATTGACCATTATCTGTAtcgttagaaatttcagacaatcgaCGTTTGTTCAACAAGTTGTGAGTACGATGCGATAAGGCGGTAGATATtttgaatgcaaaaaaaaaaaaaaatgtaaattgttgtagaacaaaaaaaagttaacgGTGATTAGTCGTTTCGAGTTATTGCCTGAACTTGAACTGAATTAACTTCGTGAATTCAAAATACTCGGAATATAATTCCAATTATGTACTTCAAATGGCTCTACTTTACTTTACACGGTTTGACGaataatttcaagtgaattcaAGTGATTTCTCAACAAATATACATCTAACTTGATGTGTGATAAACACTGTACTTCGATAAAATAACAATGTTATCACTGAACAAATtcgtttgtttaaaaaaaaatcgtatcaTTACGAGTGAATAAGAAACCGCAATCAGTATCCGGGATGTTTCTGAATCCCAGAAGCGGTCAAAGCAAGAGGTTGAATCTGTGCAAATCCGGCGTAAAGCGGCCTGGGAGCAAAAGGTCGAGACTTTCCGGCAATCCCACGCCGTTCGAAAGCCGTAGAATCATCCATATCGTCGTTGTCAGGTGCGATGATGTTCTCAATAGTgaatggtttcttttttcgcttGGTTCCGTCGCAGGGTTGAATAACGGTAGTGGCGCCACTCTGCGGAGAAACCGGCCTGTACAGTGGCGCCCTCGCTGCGGCAGCGCCCTCGGTCGGCGAGACCTGAAGCCCGGTGTAGAACTCAGCGGGTTGTTGGGGCCTAATTTTGGCGAGGTGCTGTTGACGCTGTTGGTTCTCCTTTCGGTGTTTGGGAAAGCGTTCTCTGCGCTCGTTGGCCGCCTCCTGCGCCGAGGGTTCGAAGCTCCTTGCGAAAGCGGCGGTCCTGAGGAGGCGGTGATCCTCCGTGCCGAGCGGAAGCTGGACGCTAGAATTGGCGATCTGGAGGCGAAGATCGGCTTCCGGTCGGTCGGGGAGCGACTGTTGGTGCGGAACGAGGAAGGGCTGCATCGAGTGAACGTAGGCGGTGGTAGAGAGGCCCGCAAAGTCCCAGGCCCATGAGGCCCGAGTCGTGATTTCGGGGCGCTGGTCGGAGGGCTGGAGGTGCGTCGTAGAGCCTCCGAGTCGCTGTTGCGCCTCAGGCGAGATGAAGTAGAACCCGGTCGAGTCGTGGTTGGTTCCTGGGAAGGCGTAGCCGGCGGATCCCGAGGCCGTCGCAGCTGCCATCATCTGCTTTTCCTGCATCTCCCACTGGAGGAGGTCCTCCTTCAGTCGATGGAGGTTTGCCGCGCTCAGTCCTCCGGTTGAGGATGCTCTCGAAACGGCTTCCGTCGTAGCCGTGGACGGAAACGTCGAGGCCAGTGCCTGGAGTTCGGAGTTTAGAAGCTCCTTGTCCGGTTTGTGAAGCTTGAACCGCTTCCGCCGACGGAGCAGGGAACCGTTTTCAAACATCGATAGCGCCTCCGGATGTAGGGCCCAATATGCGCCTTTTCCCGGACGATGAGGACCTCGAGGTACCtggaaattattcattcgcgTTTTAACCTGGGTGGTTGGACGTGCGAAGGATGTTTCGTTGCGTCAGTCAGTTTTTCAAGCACGTATATGGATTCGTATGAATTACCGTTAGTCCAAGTTGTGCATCGATCAAACGAGGTGATGGCTGTATAGAGTGCAGTAATCTTGAGAGTCTTTaaaggaagaataaaaagtCTGAAGCATTCAATCGAAACAATGGGACCTCTCAATAGCCGCTGAAGTTTGCGTTAAAAGATCATCGAAttggttaatttttcaaccgagACCGAGCAAAAGATCAGGATTTACAAGTCGCAGAATACATTATATTTCACTTCACGATGGATAGTCGAGAAAAAAACCACCTGCTAGATGCATTGGCAGTGGACCGAGAGCTGCTAATGAAGAGTTATTAGTTCTTAGTGCGGGCAAATTACGTGTCCAAATGATGTTGATTTTGGTCATTATACTGTTACAACGGAGGAAATGTACTATAGTTAACATCACATCGGTAAATACGACATTATATAATACGACGTACTGTTATTGACAATAAATCGTTTTCTGAAATCACAGGATATACACCTCAGTGGCATCTGGAATTAACTCGGTGAAGATATTTCAGTCAAGCACTACTCACGATGACAGAGGATCAGCTGATTATTTTCCTGTTTCTGCGAAGAAGAGTTGGAATTTGGAATATTCGATACCTTGACTAACTAATAGAAGTGACTAATTAGTGACACAGCACATTAACCTTGCGTTTAAGTCCTTAATGAAGAGATTCCCAATCCATTTAATTTTCCGATAGGCTAAATATAAATTCCAAGAACGTTGTTCAAGTATACGATATGATCAGTACGCGGACGACGTTGAACTACTTACATTAGCTAAAGTGGAAGTGAAATGAATTTCTGACGATCAGACCACCAAGCTCAAGGTTGTTCTGGCACGTTACCCATTTCGAATTCTTCGTTATTCACGTCACGGATCAAAGCGAGTGATCCCACCTCCACGGTGGTATTTTTTTGCCCATTCTCGGAGTCCCTTTTTCAGGCCAACTAATAAGCTCGGTTTCGGTTTGATTAAAAGAGGAAGCTATGCGTTTCAGTGCCAACCCCTTTTCCCAGATGTTTCTTTGGTATGTGTGGTACACATTCAGACTGACGTAGGTATACGTTCATTGCTTGCACGAGTATAGCCACACCTACCGAATAGATTCGTGGGTATCTCTTTCGGACCTCCGAAGCGGAGGGTCTAGTTAGCCCTTGTTGTCCGACGAATTAGAAACGTACAAAATTAATTACCGCGTACTTGATGCATTTGACAGCCAAGTGAGATATGAGGATCCAAAAAACCTTGTGGCGTTTACCGCGTTCTGTAACGAGCTTCTTTTGGAAAGCGCGATTGGCAATGGCGGATGCATCGCATTTACACTTCGGTTCATTGtcagaaaatattatcaaGATTCCAGAAACGGATGCAATCACGTTATCCGGAAAATCAAACGACATAGAGTAATGAAACATGGAAAAATTCATGAGGGTCTCAGTCAAGGAAACCAGACTATTTATGATATTGATTGGATAACTACGGTAATTTGTACCGTGCAGTACGGTATGGCCAACACACCCGTACCCAGAATACACTccaaagaaagagagagagagagagagaacgaagGTGGGCATCCATTAGCGCATGTGTACAGCGCCCATTGTGCAAGGCACGAACCCTGTAACCTGATCCTTATTTCGAGATAATCAAGGCAATAAGAGATACTCGAGACTTGAGTAAACAATCTATATTCACCTGCAGTACATAACCTATTCCATACTACTTAAGCGCTTCCAAGATCTAACTAATATCATCGTCTAGATATGAATGGTTACTGTTTTCGCTGAATTGGAGATTGACAAGTGTTACGGTTTTCTAGATTCTTAGTCAGGTTGTATGAATTTCGAATGACAGACGTTTTCGCTGGTTTGCAATCCGACCGTTCAGCGATTGGACTCAACTACTGTCGAGAATCAGGATTAAGTTTCAGTTATGAAAGTATTTTCCTCGTGTTTTCGTGTctacgaaattcaaaatgccTTTACCAACAAGAGGATACTTGCAACGGTAATTCTTCCAAcaatttaccaatttttaaCGTACGACCAATTACCTTGATGAAACAATCGTTGAACGATAGATTGTGTCTGAGGGAGTTTTGCCAACGGCGCGTGTCCTTTCTGTAGTACGGAAACCGGTCTCCGATAAACTTATAGATCTCTGCTAGAGGCAGCATTTTGTCACGTGAAGACCATATCGCCATTGCGGTCAACGAGATGTAGGAATAAGGCGGCTTCTGGTCGCCGTAGGAGTCGCGCGACGGCCTCGGCATCGTTTCGCCGATTTTAAAAACGGTCCCTTCAACTGTCAATCTTCGTCGACCGTCGGTTAAATCGGCTTTCTCTCTCCATGGCTAGTCGCTTCGCACGATAAACATGGAAAACCCCATGACTGACGATAATTCGAaaaacgtgtatatatatatatatacatacaattacTGGCCACTATTTCAAGTCCTTTTTGACACACTGTGTATATACACCGATTGCCGATCCGACGATCACATCCTATCGGTGAATGTTGGCGAAATTCTCTGACCGATGAAGATGAGGATGAGTATGTGTGGGGTTCAGTATCTCAACTCGTCCAACCGACTTCTCATCGTTACTTTGAGCTGGCAGTAGACTGATCACTGATTTCAATACCGATCACAAACCTCTGCACAACTGGCTAGTTATCACCACATTGAACTCACATCCAGGTTATATCCAATAGATTGCACTGTGTTTCTGGGTGTTCCCCTTGCCGTTGAGCGAGGCATTAGAAAGAGCTCCTGATCCTCGGATAAACGCGTGAGATGCAACCTCTGAGGCAGGGGCCTGTCGCCTACTGACGCATCGGCATCCCCACACCCCAGAGTCCTGAGGATTCCCCCGTTTGTAACCTCCGGGCGAAGGAGGGTGCGAGGATTAGACTATGGCTACGACCACGCCCAAGGTGCCCAGCCCGTTTCCCATGGACAGGGGAACCAGTAACCAGGGGACCCTTTAGCCTCTCGCCAACCGGTACGTCGGATCCTGGCCTCGCCTCCGAGGCGGTTCTCCATCGGGAGGAGCGCCGCCTCCGAGGGAATagaggaaaaaacgaaacagagagagggagagtaGGAAGCGAGGCGTAATGGCAGTTGGAGAAAGACGGATAATGGCCAGTAAGTCGTGGCTGGTCGGCAATGCGAGGTTCAGCGATTGTTAGCCAGGACTCTAGTTACAATCCCCGAAGCTGGGAATGATCGATGTTGCAGGATCATCGAGTGGAGCGGGACGGGCGCTGCGTCGGTCCGCATAACGGGCACTTATGCAGCGCGGAACCTACCACCAACCACCTATACCACCTATCCTTAAGGCTCGAGAGTGAAGCATCCGTCCAACGTCATTATATGCGTACCTGTATAGaatgcatatacatatgtacatcgCACCCTGTAGAGTGCACCATGGCTAAGAGAACCATGGAGGTCTTGGAGCTCAGAGTTGAGATGCTGCGGTACGCGTTTGTTCCCGAGCTTTTGCTAAAGGGTGTCGGTTTACGAGGGCCCGATACGTGATTGCTGGGGCAAACTGAAACTGGTTATGACTCTTAGAGATAAATGCAACCGGCATCGCTCTACCTACCGAGGCTACCTCTTCAGCTATTGGCGGAGGATTAAGCTCGGACCGTTTAACTTCCATGGTAAGCTATATACACCACTCGACTAATTTATCATCGACAAACGCAATTAGGCGTAATTTACTTACTCAAAGGCCTAGTTATATTCTCGTTCCTCACGGTATCATCTCCTCGGGCTAATCGTAACATTTGCGACACTTGAAATTTCGGACGGTtgtttagttttttctttatttttattattattttttatttatataggTTTCTATTCAGtggttgtaattattatagcaCTACTTTTGAGTACCAGATTTCCTCACCGTGTTGCGGTGCTCCTTAAActctttcatcattttcaattactcGGCTTCTGTTCAACTCGATTCACGActatcgttaatttttattttccactgTTTAAACGTTTAACGCGGGCACAAGCTCTGCGCTCTGTGCGCGCTACTATTTTAAACTCGAAACCATGGTAATAACGTTTCTATTTTGCAACGTAACTTCTCTCGGTTATTGCTCCGTAATTTGTTCAGCTATGAGATACTTGTGCAGATAGAAACGCGAAGTTCAACTCACAACTTCCACAAACACTGCAAAGAAACTCGTTCTAGCATTTATCTGACGATTAGTTCGATACTTTCGCTTTTGGTTGAAACGTGAATCGGAACGTTGCGTCTAATCCAATTTTATCGAAGCAAAGAATGCTAAAACAgtaacaatatttaaattccaGCTGTTactatttatttcattctcagAATTAAACTATAATCATACTATAAgtcgaataaaattaattttacacggAATTGCAGGAGTGGCCGGCCATTTGTGTACGCGGTGGTGTAACATAATCAAATGGCTTTGACTGGGTAGTGAAGAATACGCGAAATTAATTCTCGACAGAATTACAACATATTATACTAAAAGTCTGAGGAGAGCTTTTCAATTACGTATAATCGCTACAACTGCAATATTGCCAATCTCCCAAGGCATGATATTTGATTGATTCGACACTATAATTAGAGGGTATGATTGTAAAATACCTTAATCAAGGATGGCGTCTGTGCTTAGACAATGACGTCACCGCTTTTGCAGTGATTTTCATTAGGCTATTAGTGTTAAAAGATCGTAATATAGTAGCGTTGTTGtaacaaattgatttcaacACACAGGTTTCTGACAAATGTCTTATTTCGAGGCAGTACTTTGGGTCTTTGGCATTTACCCAGCCGTGGTTTTGAAAGGTTCGCCtctaaaaattcattcatataCAATGTTTATGTATacttatttatatatgtattactcTAGCCTGTCAGATTTAATGTGTGATAAACTAGCCGTAAAAACCACcaatgattattataatatgacAAAGGGAAGAAGCGGACATCATATACCTAACTCATACGAGTGAAACCAATGGTTCAAATAATAAAGAGAAATTAAATCAGAGACATGAATCGTGTATGAAGAACACTGATATATTCGGA
The Neodiprion fabricii isolate iyNeoFabr1 chromosome 5, iyNeoFabr1.1, whole genome shotgun sequence genome window above contains:
- the LOC124182433 gene encoding hepatocyte nuclear factor 3-beta-like isoform X2, whose product is MPRSTARGTPRNTVQSIGYNLDVPRGPHRPGKGAYWALHPEALSMFENGSLLRRRKRFKLHKPDKELLNSELQALASTFPSTATTEAVSRASSTGGLSAANLHRLKEDLLQWEMQEKQMMAAATASGSAGYAFPGTNHDSTGFYFISPEAQQRLGGSTTHLQPSDQRPEITTRASWAWDFAGLSTTAYVHSMQPFLVPHQQSLPDRPEADLRLQIANSSVQLPLGTEDHRLLRTAAFARSFEPSAQEAANERRERFPKHRKENQQRQQHLAKIRPQQPAEFYTGLQVSPTEGAAAARAPLYRPVSPQSGATTVIQPCDGTKRKKKPFTIENIIAPDNDDMDDSTAFERRGIAGKSRPFAPRPLYAGFAQIQPLALTASGIQKHPGY
- the LOC124182433 gene encoding hepatocyte nuclear factor 3-beta-like isoform X1; the protein is MPRPSRDSYGDQKPPYSYISLTAMAIWSSRDKMLPLAEIYKFIGDRFPYYRKDTRRWQNSLRHNLSFNDCFIKVPRGPHRPGKGAYWALHPEALSMFENGSLLRRRKRFKLHKPDKELLNSELQALASTFPSTATTEAVSRASSTGGLSAANLHRLKEDLLQWEMQEKQMMAAATASGSAGYAFPGTNHDSTGFYFISPEAQQRLGGSTTHLQPSDQRPEITTRASWAWDFAGLSTTAYVHSMQPFLVPHQQSLPDRPEADLRLQIANSSVQLPLGTEDHRLLRTAAFARSFEPSAQEAANERRERFPKHRKENQQRQQHLAKIRPQQPAEFYTGLQVSPTEGAAAARAPLYRPVSPQSGATTVIQPCDGTKRKKKPFTIENIIAPDNDDMDDSTAFERRGIAGKSRPFAPRPLYAGFAQIQPLALTASGIQKHPGY